ATCTCCCGGAACTTTACAAACACACCAAATCGCGCTTCAAAATGTTTCAGTGCTGCTGAGAGCTGTTCGGCAACCTGAACGACCCGCCAGCGTACAGCGCCCGGTACACCGGCCGTATCCTCGCCGCCAGCACCAAGCTCACCGCCGTCCCCAGCGCGCAGCACCCGGCCAGCACCACGAACGCGACCCTGAAGCACTCCGGGCCAAGGCACCCGTGCGGGCGCCCGTCGTGCCGCTGCCTCGCGGCCTCCCCGTCGTAAAGCCGCCCCGCGAGCTCCTCGGAGAAGAGCACCGCGGCCAGCGGGTTCGCCACGGACATGAGATTGTAGAAGAGGCCGAAGTTCTTGAGCCCGAACAGCTCCGACGTCGTTGGGATCATCACGGCGAACTGCACGCCGTAGCAGACGCCGATGACGGCGGCGCAGGCGTAGACGACGCCCGGGGCGAGGGCGTACGCGAGGCAGAGGTAGGCGACGGCGAGGATGGTCTGCGTCAGCGACATCCAGATGGGCCGGGGAACCAGCAGCATCGACCGCACGAACTTCTCTGAAATGGCGCCTCCGCCGAGCCGACCGAGGAAGTTGCCGAGCCCGAACAGGGACAGCAAGATGGTCGTGTCGGCgatgcccgcggcggcgccgatcTGAGCCAGGTTGTTCAGCACGGTGACCCCGGTGCCGACGCCGATGAAGTAGCCGACCCAGAGCAGCCAGAAGTCGGCCTTGACGAGGGCCTCGGTGAACTCGAAGTCTTCTCCCCTCCTCGGCCGCCTCTTCCTTTTCACCACGGCACCCTCCCCTTCCGCCAGCAGCACGTCCAGCTTTTCAGAGTCCTCGTCGGCCGGCGGTGCGTCCGATGGGATCAGTAATGGCTCCTCCTCGGCCGACGCCGGTGGCTCTTCGCttgcagctgctggcggctccaTTGGGGGTCGTCGCTTCTTTAATTTCCTGAACAGTGTCATCTTCACCGGAATCGCGAGGGGCGCCAGAAGCAGCAGCACGGTGACGCCGAACAGCGCGTAGCTGGTGGCGTCGGAGAGCTCGACGGCGCTGCCCAGGACCGTCGTGCCGAGGAGGTACGCGCCGAGGAGGACGCTCGCGGCCTGCGTGAAGGCGAAGTGGCCGTCCTGCATGGCGTCCTCTTCGTCGCCGCCGGGGCCGAGCGCCGGGGTGCACGGCCTGACGTAGTACATGGTGGAGAGGCACACCACTGGGaggccgacggcgaggaggaggaggagggccgtGGGCGAGCGGTGGAGCACGCCGGAGAAGATCTGGGTGAAGAGCGCCGCGCTGAGGCCGACGTAGCCCTTGAGGAGGCCGGCGACGACGCCGCGGCGGAGCGGGAAGTTGCGCATGTTGGTCACCAGCACGGCCGTCACGAACCACGCGTTGCTGTTGGTCCCGATCGCCAGCGCGATCCAGAGCTGAAGATCACGAACATGGTATAGCATGAGTTGAACACAAGAACTGAAGATCATCAATCAAGATGACCAAAATGGGAGCAATCCTGAGTTACCAGCCAGTACGGCATGCCGATCACGGTCCCGCCGACGGCGAGCCAGAGCGTGCCGAAGCCGACGAAGCAGAACGCGGCGCCGACGAGCAGCACGAGCCAGGGCGGGAGGCTGTTGCAGAGCACGCCGGCGACGACGCCGAAGTTCTCGCCAACGTCGTTGGCGACGCCGAGCATGGCGAGCTGCCGCTGGTCGTAGCCGAGCACCGACTTGAGCGCGGGCGAGTAGAGCGGGAACGTGTACGCGTTGCCCGCCGCCATCTGCACCCacgccgctgccgccagcccCACCCACGGCGGCCGCGTCCCGGCCTTCACCTTCACGTTGCCGCTCGCCATCTTTGCTGATATGTGGCTCGCCGGCGGTGGCTCTCCCTTTCACTACCATTTCGATCGGCAGGATTTCCGTTTGCTTATATAGGCACGCACGTTCGTTGCTTCTTGACGTAGGTGATCGAGAGCGAGTCCATGACTCCATGGCGCCAGCTACTCCTATTGTCTAGGGCTTAGCTCATATGCTCATCCTCCAAATTTTCAATCATTTGACCGGTGTTTTTATGGGTGATCAGAATTAGGAATATATATTTTCAAATTTGATGGCTGCATGCGATGGATACTTTTAACAAAAATTCATTGACATTTTACACAGTTTATTTAATTATTAATCCAGCTTTTGAGACTCTTGCCAGTGTTGCTTGGTGTTCTAGGCTTCTAGCCTTGCAAAATTCAACCAATAATGTACTATTTATAGTACTTATAATTAGTTACAATCTGGGATTGATGCTTCATCTGATCATCTCTGCAAATTGCTTCGACAAGTTCTGCACCCTCTGGACAGACGTGGTTACAGTAGCTGGCCTGGAAGAGTTCATGGAGCTAAAACGATATAAGTATGTATTAATGAACTAGTGCAGGTCAGAGGAACCGGCGTGGCATATTAACCAAAACAAGAAAAaacatatatatgtatagtaGATAAACAATATTATCACATTTTTTCCTGGTCTTTTCAAGAATGAGTACCATCTATTGTTTACTATTTGATAAGCAGTTCGAATAAATAGTGATACCTTTTGCAACCACTACTTATATGTCTTGTGATTTGATTAAAAACTATCCAAAAATACAGCTTGCAATACCCACAGCGTTAAAGAAAAGAGCTGCAAGAACAGGAACAAGATTCTGTCCAGATTCATCTAGCTTTGTGCACTACCCACGACATGTCCTTTGGGTGATGGGAAAAGGCCTGGCAATG
The Panicum hallii strain FIL2 chromosome 6, PHallii_v3.1, whole genome shotgun sequence genome window above contains:
- the LOC112898109 gene encoding protein NUCLEAR FUSION DEFECTIVE 4-like, with the protein product MASGNVKVKAGTRPPWVGLAAAAWVQMAAGNAYTFPLYSPALKSVLGYDQRQLAMLGVANDVGENFGVVAGVLCNSLPPWLVLLVGAAFCFVGFGTLWLAVGGTVIGMPYWLLWIALAIGTNSNAWFVTAVLVTNMRNFPLRRGVVAGLLKGYVGLSAALFTQIFSGVLHRSPTALLLLLAVGLPVVCLSTMYYVRPCTPALGPGGDEEDAMQDGHFAFTQAASVLLGAYLLGTTVLGSAVELSDATSYALFGVTVLLLLAPLAIPVKMTLFRKLKKRRPPMEPPAAASEEPPASAEEEPLLIPSDAPPADEDSEKLDVLLAEGEGAVVKRKRRPRRGEDFEFTEALVKADFWLLWVGYFIGVGTGVTVLNNLAQIGAAAGIADTTILLSLFGLGNFLGRLGGGAISEKFVRSMLLVPRPIWMSLTQTILAVAYLCLAYALAPGVVYACAAVIGVCYGVQFAVMIPTTSELFGLKNFGLFYNLMSVANPLAAVLFSEELAGRLYDGEAARQRHDGRPHGCLGPECFRVAFVVLAGCCALGTAVSLVLAARIRPVYRALYAGGSFRLPNSSQQH